The DNA segment ACAACTATGGGCTGCGGTATTGGTCAAGTAAACAGAATATGGGCTGTTAAGCAGGCTATAGAACATAGCGGCGGATATGAAAAAACAATAGGTGCTGTTTTGGCAAGTGATGCTTTCTTCCCTTTTTCAGACAGTATAGAAGAAGCACACAAAGCAGGCATTGCAGCTATTATTCAGCCGGGGGGATCTACCAGAGATCAAGAAAGCATAGATGCTTGCGATCGTTACGGAATTGCAATGGTATTTACCAAGATGCGTCATTTCAAGCATTAATTTAAACGGGA comes from the Clostridia bacterium genome and includes:
- the purH gene encoding bifunctional phosphoribosylaminoimidazolecarboxamide formyltransferase/IMP cyclohydrolase (involved in de novo purine biosynthesis), which codes for TTMGCGIGQVNRIWAVKQAIEHSGGYEKTIGAVLASDAFFPFSDSIEEAHKAGIAAIIQPGGSTRDQESIDACDRYGIAMVFTKMRHFKH